A region from the Oceanidesulfovibrio marinus genome encodes:
- a CDS encoding DUF721 domain-containing protein, with protein sequence MDRIGRTLPRFLRASLGADLPFRLVLLWRHWDEIVGEEVASLGRPLGRRKTTLRIGVEDVMAMQELTFHAPDILDAVHGFLEEPVFDTVQGELLGDRHGVDAERLTIPVREKPVKPARIGSLSGKFVDNPTIAEAYRKYVEFFKEQESGKQNRNSEEDT encoded by the coding sequence ATGGACCGAATCGGACGTACCCTGCCGCGATTTCTCCGCGCCAGCCTTGGCGCGGACCTGCCATTCCGCCTAGTGTTGCTGTGGCGGCACTGGGATGAGATCGTGGGCGAGGAGGTCGCGAGCCTGGGCCGGCCTCTGGGCAGACGAAAAACCACGCTGCGCATCGGCGTCGAGGACGTCATGGCCATGCAGGAGCTCACCTTCCATGCGCCGGACATACTCGATGCGGTGCACGGATTTTTGGAAGAGCCCGTGTTCGACACGGTACAGGGCGAGCTCCTGGGCGACAGGCACGGCGTGGATGCCGAGCGATTGACGATTCCCGTACGGGAAAAGCCAGTGAAGCCGGCCCGGATCGGCAGCCTGTCAGGCAAATTTGTGGACAATCCAACGATTGCGGAAGCCTACCGCAAGTACGTGGAATTTTTTAA